The following is a genomic window from Deltaproteobacteria bacterium.
GCGCTTCAAGGAGACCAGCCTCGGCGGCCTCGCCGTGAACCTGCCGCAGTGCTGACACCCTCTCCGCGCTCCGGCGGGAGACCGGATGAGCGATATCATTCACCAACCCACTCACCGACGCCAGGAAGCTCTAGTGTCCCTTCCGATGACGCCGCGTCCCAACGCGCGGTGCGTCACAGCTCATGTTGCTGTTTCCAGTTCCGTGTGGCGGACGAGGACGTCAAAGTCGGCATCCCTGTGGAGTACGGGTATGCCGGCGTGGATGGCGACGGCGGCGATGAGGCAGTCGATCAACTTGCGAACGGTCTCGCCTTCCCGCCGGCATGCGCGGTACAGGACGGCGGCGTCGTCGTAACGGGCAGGCTCCGTCGGCAACACCGTCGCCAGCGCAAGCAGCCGCCGGAGTGCGTGAAGATGCCGTTCGTCGCGGGCTCCAGCGAGGACCTCCATCCTTATCGCGTCACAAGTGGCAATCTCTTCTTCGAGTAGCTCATCGACACGGTTGCAGGTCGGGGACCCCGTGTTGCGAAGGAACTCGATCCAAGCGGACG
Proteins encoded in this region:
- a CDS encoding PIN domain nuclease translates to MILIDTSAWIEFLRNTGSPTCNRVDELLEEEIATCDAIRMEVLAGARDERHLHALRRLLALATVLPTEPARYDDAAVLYRACRREGETVRKLIDCLIAAVAIHAGIPVLHRDADFDVLVRHTELETAT